The following coding sequences lie in one Stigmatopora nigra isolate UIUO_SnigA chromosome 4, RoL_Snig_1.1, whole genome shotgun sequence genomic window:
- the LOC144195661 gene encoding FERM domain-containing protein 3-like has product MKMLRFRSPSIRSLENHQEIPCTIRLLDDSEISCSIQRDTKGQFLFDHVCNHYNLLEKDYFGIRYVDPEKQRHWLEPNKAVVRQMKSLQPFTMCFRVKFYPHEPMKIKEELTRYLLYLQLKRDVYHGRLLCPFAEAAYLGACILQAELGDYDPEEHPSDYIRDFRLFPKQSLKLERKIMDIHKTELRSQCAAFAELNMLQRAHNLETYGVDPHPCKDFTGSTAFLGFTATGFVVFQGNKRIHLLKWADVSKLKFEGKTFYVIGIQKEISLTGRIHCNKMKKLVLTFHTSTPAACKHLWKCGVENQAFYKCAKSSQIKTMSSSNIFFKGSRFRYSGRVAKEVIEASSKIQRDPPEVRRAQFGQSRSFSSLSHKNLIINMEPLVPALPSTNEYDEAATENGFVALKDSTALSPLTSSAAPEDQQKNLDGTNSTSQLPHSRDASETTGIRPQTPKAGSQMDEVDEDEDEDDDAEGARTISELVYSPCASMLPTPVDDSQGNVDLLFSSPIHSPASLLRELHADPEIQAHLEAERERDRAFERTREAARRAGGAGGILGLLSSNSQINAFVLSVARLVAALTGVLLVTVPTLLLLLESDLDVSFLHEIRQTPEFEQFHNEYYCPLRRWIVCKFTTAMENLWSD; this is encoded by the exons aGAGACACTAAAGGCCAGTTTCTGTTTGACCATGTCTGCAATCACTACAACCTGCTCGAGAAGGACTACTTTGGTATTCGCTATGTGGACCCAGAGAAACAGAGG CACTGGCTGGAGCCCAATAAAGCTGTGGTTCGACAGATGAAGT CTCTGCAACCCTTCACCATGTGCTTCAGAGTCAAATTTTATCCACACGAGCCAATGAAGATCAAAGAGGAACTGACCAG ATATCTGCTTTACCTCCAGCTGAAGAGAGATGTTTATCACGGCCGTCTTCTTTGTCCCTTTGCGGAAGCTGCGTATCTGGGTGCATGCATTTTGCAAG CTGAGCTAGGGGACTATGACCCAGAGGAGCATCCTTCGGACTACATCAGAGATTTTCGTCTGTTCCCCAAACAGTCGCTCAAATTGGAGAGGAAGATCATGGATATACACAAGACAGAGCTCAG GAGCCAGTGTGCTGCCTTTGCAGAACTCAACATGCTTCAAAGGGCTCACAACCTTGAAACGTATGGCGTTGACCCGCACCCATGCAAG GACTTCACTGGCTCCACTGCGTTTCTTGGGTTCACCGCGACAGGTTTTGTGGTCTTCCAGGGAAACAAGAGGATCCATCTTCTTAAATG GGCTGATGTCAGTAAACTCaagtttgaagggaaaacatttTATGTCATCGGCATTCAAAAAGAG ATTTCCTTAACAGGCAGGATACACTGTAACAAGATG AAGAAACTGGTGTTGACGTTTCACACTTCGACCCCTGCAGCGTGTAAGCACTTGTGGAAGTGTGGGGTGGAGAATCAGGCCTTTTACAA GTGTGCAAAATCAAGTCAGATTAAGACTATGTCAAGTAGCAACATTTTCTTCAAAGGCAGCAGGTTCAGATACAG tggaaGAGTTGCTAAGGAGGTGATAGAAGCCAGTTCTAAAATTCAGAGAGATCCACCTGAGGTGCGCAG GGCACAGTTTGGACAGAGTCGAAGTTTTAGCTCTTTGAGCCATAAGAACCTCATCATAAACATGGAACCTCTGGTACCGGCCCTGCCCTCCACCAATGAGTACGACGAGGCAGCCACAGAAAACG GCTTTGTGGCTCTGAAAGACTCGACTGCCTTGTCTCCACTCACATCTTCAGCTGCTCCCGAGGACCAGCAAAAGAACCTCGATGGAACAAATTCTACATCACAACTGCCTCATTCTCGGGATGCCTCGGAGACAACAGGTATTCGACCTCAGACACCCAAAGCAGGAAGCCAAATGGATGAGgtggatgaggatgaagatgaggatgacgaTGCTGAAGGAGCACGAACCATCTCTGAACTTGTTTACAG TCCTTGTGCCAGCATGCTTCCCACACCGGTAGACGATAGCCAAGGAAACGTGGACCTACTCTTCTCTTCGCCAATCCACAGCCCCGCCAGTCTTCTAAGGGAGCTCCACGCCGACCCCGAAATCCAGGCCCATCTGGAAGCCGAGAGAGAGCGTGACAGAGCCTTTGAGCGCACGCGGGAAGCTGCGAGGCGAGCCGGCGGCGCCGGCGGGATCCTTGGCCTGCTGTCTTCCAACTCCCAGATCAATGCGTTTGTGCTGAGCGTGGCCCGACTGGTCGCCGCGCTCACCGGTGTCCTGCTGGTCACCGTGCCCactctgctgctgttgctggagTCCGATCTGGACGTCTCTTTCCTCCACGAGATCCGCCAAACGCCAGAGTTTGAGCAGTTCCACAATGAGTACTACTGCCCTCTACGCCGTTGGATCGTGTGCAAGTTCACCACGGCCATGGAGAACCTGTGGTCAGACTGA